The Desulfoscipio gibsoniae DSM 7213 genome contains a region encoding:
- a CDS encoding tRNA (adenine(22)-N(1))-methyltransferase, with protein sequence MELSKRLATVARHVPVGATVADIGTDHAYLPVYLVRRGISPRVVGVDINQGPFDAAHLTVRASGLDEYIDLRMGDGFNIIKPGEVSVVVVAGMGGKTICKILAQGREVLQHLRRLVLQPMRDIVMVRKWLTDNGWRLMDEEMVTEDGHYYVIIVAEPGFEKIKNSFALKLGPRLLEKKDAVLREFLKRRIIEINIILGEITSAHSSEANTRAQVLKQEAEEIEEVLSKW encoded by the coding sequence ATGGAGTTATCAAAGCGGTTGGCCACGGTAGCCCGGCATGTGCCGGTCGGCGCGACGGTTGCGGATATCGGCACAGACCATGCTTATTTACCTGTTTATCTGGTCCGGCGGGGTATATCCCCCCGGGTGGTGGGAGTTGACATAAACCAGGGGCCGTTTGATGCAGCACACCTCACCGTGCGAGCCAGCGGGTTGGATGAGTATATCGATTTACGTATGGGAGATGGTTTTAACATCATAAAACCAGGCGAGGTTAGTGTAGTGGTGGTGGCCGGTATGGGCGGTAAAACAATATGTAAAATACTTGCGCAGGGCAGGGAGGTGTTGCAGCACTTACGGCGGCTGGTCCTCCAGCCCATGCGGGACATAGTTATGGTGCGAAAGTGGCTGACAGATAACGGGTGGCGGTTGATGGATGAGGAGATGGTAACCGAAGATGGACACTATTACGTCATTATAGTGGCTGAGCCTGGTTTTGAAAAAATTAAAAACAGCTTTGCATTGAAGCTGGGGCCGCGCCTTCTGGAAAAGAAAGATGCTGTATTGAGGGAATTTTTGAAAAGAAGGATAATAGAAATAAATATTATACTCGGGGAAATAACCAGTGCCCATAGCTCAGAGGCAAATACCCGTGCCCAGGTATTAAAACAAGAGGCTGAGGAAATAGAGGAGGTGTTGTCGAAATGGTAG
- a CDS encoding Nif3-like dinuclear metal center hexameric protein, with protein MVDKSKVVLARDLVRVMERLAPLELAEEWDNSGWQVGDPDARVHKVLLALDVTPEVVDEAVGKGVQLIISHHPMLLKGVKALRRDNPAGSLLFRLIQAGIGVYSAHTSLDSAEGGVNDVLARVLGLQQIEVLQPVRYQQLLKLVVFVPAAYADAVREALGRAGAGHIGNYSHCTFNLNGTGTFYPREGTSPFIGKVGRLERVEEVRIETIINKEKTGEVVRAMLEAHPYEEVAYDLYPLENKGAASGLGRIGRLPLTVTLAELAGTVQQVLQGDCLRYGGDPHTLVQRIAVCGGSGGDLWPQAGQKGADVLVTGDVRYHAARDMLAAGMSFIDAGHFATERVVLPPLREQLTVALAQAGLAVEIAVATCETEPWIGVR; from the coding sequence ATGGTAGATAAGTCAAAGGTGGTACTGGCCAGGGACTTGGTGCGGGTAATGGAGCGGTTGGCCCCACTGGAGTTGGCGGAAGAATGGGATAACAGCGGCTGGCAGGTGGGTGACCCTGATGCTAGGGTGCATAAGGTTTTGCTGGCACTGGATGTCACCCCGGAAGTGGTGGATGAGGCCGTGGGAAAAGGTGTCCAGTTAATCATTAGCCACCATCCCATGCTACTCAAGGGCGTTAAAGCGTTGCGCCGGGACAATCCGGCAGGGAGCCTGCTCTTCCGGCTTATTCAGGCCGGTATTGGTGTGTATTCCGCCCATACCAGTCTGGATAGTGCCGAGGGCGGGGTTAATGATGTGCTGGCCCGGGTACTGGGGCTACAGCAAATCGAGGTGCTGCAGCCGGTGCGATACCAGCAGCTGCTTAAATTGGTGGTATTTGTGCCCGCTGCCTATGCTGACGCAGTACGGGAGGCCCTGGGGCGGGCAGGTGCCGGCCATATCGGCAATTACAGTCATTGCACCTTTAACCTTAACGGTACTGGTACGTTTTATCCCCGGGAGGGTACTAGTCCGTTTATTGGTAAAGTCGGCCGTTTGGAGCGGGTGGAAGAGGTACGTATAGAAACCATTATTAATAAAGAGAAAACCGGTGAAGTGGTGCGAGCCATGTTGGAGGCTCACCCATACGAGGAAGTGGCCTATGATCTTTATCCCCTGGAAAATAAAGGGGCGGCCAGTGGGTTGGGCCGGATTGGCCGTCTGCCCCTTACGGTTACGCTGGCCGAACTTGCCGGTACAGTACAGCAAGTGCTGCAAGGGGACTGCTTGCGCTATGGCGGAGATCCCCACACTTTGGTGCAGCGAATAGCTGTGTGCGGCGGCTCAGGTGGTGATCTGTGGCCTCAGGCCGGGCAAAAGGGTGCTGATGTGCTGGTTACCGGGGACGTGCGCTACCATGCCGCCAGAGACATGCTTGCGGCAGGAATGAGCTTTATCGACGCCGGACATTTTGCCACCGAGCGGGTGGTGCTGCCTCCGCTGCGCGAGCAGTTAACCGTAGCTTTGGCACAAGCCGGGCTGGCAGTGGAAATTGCCGTAGCCACTTGCGAAACCGAACCCTGGATCGGGGTACGGTAA
- a CDS encoding response regulator transcription factor translates to MTQIRVIVVDDHAMIREGLIYMLSACEDIVIVDNCDNAEEAYRLSQLLKPDIILMDIKMNGISGIEAAKQILKDLPEIKIIFLTIFEDAEFVRQALEAGAAGYVLKHVSRDKLIDTIKSVYRGERVIDPTVFNQIVDDYIKLTNHSDYNEEVKWVPQTIDLTPREQEILYQLIKGMTNKEISAATHLAIDTVKTHLRNIFRKMGVKNRSQAITEGIKILKASSK, encoded by the coding sequence ATGACACAGATAAGGGTCATTGTAGTAGATGATCATGCAATGATTAGAGAAGGATTAATTTATATGTTGAGTGCATGTGAAGATATCGTAATAGTTGATAACTGTGACAATGCTGAAGAAGCTTACCGGTTATCTCAACTATTAAAACCGGATATAATTTTAATGGATATAAAAATGAATGGGATTAGCGGTATTGAAGCTGCCAAGCAAATACTAAAGGATCTTCCGGAAATAAAAATTATATTCCTAACTATTTTTGAAGATGCGGAATTCGTACGGCAAGCATTAGAAGCTGGAGCTGCCGGTTATGTTTTAAAACACGTTTCCCGGGATAAATTGATTGACACTATTAAAAGTGTATACCGTGGGGAAAGGGTAATTGATCCCACAGTTTTTAATCAAATTGTAGATGATTATATTAAACTAACGAACCATTCTGATTATAATGAGGAAGTTAAGTGGGTGCCGCAGACCATCGATCTGACACCACGGGAACAAGAAATACTCTATCAATTGATTAAAGGGATGACTAATAAGGAGATATCAGCAGCCACCCACCTGGCGATAGATACTGTAAAAACACATTTAAGAAACATTTTTAGAAAAATGGGTGTAAAAAACCGGTCGCAAGCCATAACTGAAGGTATTAAAATATTAAAAGCAAGCTCTAAATAA
- a CDS encoding GAF domain-containing sensor histidine kinase, with amino-acid sequence MQIDIKPSKTELILACQVSPSFKTTKKLETTLEQVLKTSVHSFEFRRAALVLVREGSPPVWWYAENEFIPITENKKAYWDALYRNINQSEINEEKLLESLHPVAYTTLPVILQTGDPVGTMEVGIFNTDSGTADYMLIKALSLGRHMADIIQESIFESQKDRQFRKLAAWLEVISTISSTLDIRQVLHVVAQLTADLFLARTCMYMLDKNEESILPTVAVGSYDNQLKDKFKALKNYPIFPAINIAIKNKRPVIITPKNIKKYIPVDIIKDFNYSWMVMAPITKKDKTLGILQVDRPYGPKGFDHEETEIISAIARVTAIAMENARLVDVLSQKEFLLHRLVNKIITAQEDERKRLASDFHDGIIQSLIGIWYRMQRISSNSNKDPKEWYQEISDLTAILSEQIQDTRRILYDLRPVILDNYGLVPAIESYSEKIQEQHNLKIELALGKGNVRFPSKLEITLFRIYQEIITNVIKHSGATKVKVDFSVDKNEIKLSITDNGSGLCKSALKQSQIQNRLGLASIKERALLLNGTSKINSEPGKGTQVQVVIPIQEYEEIKE; translated from the coding sequence TTGCAAATAGATATTAAACCCTCGAAGACGGAATTAATCCTCGCTTGTCAGGTAAGTCCTTCCTTTAAGACCACCAAAAAATTGGAAACAACCCTGGAACAGGTGCTAAAAACTTCTGTTCATTCCTTTGAATTCCGGCGGGCCGCCCTGGTGCTGGTTAGGGAAGGCAGCCCTCCTGTATGGTGGTATGCGGAGAATGAATTCATTCCCATAACAGAAAACAAAAAAGCATATTGGGATGCTTTATATAGAAATATAAATCAATCAGAAATAAATGAAGAAAAATTGTTAGAGTCTTTACACCCGGTGGCATATACAACTCTACCGGTAATTTTACAGACCGGCGACCCTGTGGGCACAATGGAGGTAGGTATTTTTAACACCGACTCCGGTACCGCGGATTACATGTTAATAAAAGCACTGTCACTGGGCCGTCACATGGCGGATATTATTCAAGAGTCAATTTTTGAATCACAAAAAGATCGTCAGTTTAGAAAACTAGCGGCATGGCTGGAAGTAATCAGCACCATTAGTTCAACTTTGGATATACGACAAGTCCTTCATGTAGTTGCCCAGTTAACAGCAGATTTATTTCTTGCCCGAACCTGTATGTATATGTTGGATAAGAATGAAGAATCTATTCTTCCAACAGTAGCCGTGGGGAGCTATGACAATCAATTAAAGGACAAATTTAAAGCTTTAAAAAACTATCCTATTTTCCCCGCCATAAATATAGCTATAAAAAATAAACGTCCTGTAATTATTACACCAAAAAATATAAAAAAATATATACCGGTTGATATAATAAAAGATTTTAATTATAGTTGGATGGTTATGGCACCTATTACAAAAAAAGATAAAACCCTGGGTATTTTACAAGTGGACAGGCCTTATGGGCCAAAGGGATTTGACCACGAAGAAACCGAAATTATTTCCGCCATAGCCAGGGTTACGGCCATTGCTATGGAAAATGCACGACTTGTTGATGTACTTAGTCAAAAAGAATTTTTATTACACAGATTGGTTAATAAAATAATCACCGCCCAAGAGGATGAGAGAAAGCGCCTTGCTTCAGACTTCCACGACGGCATAATTCAATCACTTATTGGTATTTGGTATCGCATGCAACGAATTTCTTCAAACAGCAATAAAGACCCGAAGGAATGGTATCAAGAGATTAGTGATTTAACCGCGATATTAAGTGAACAGATACAGGATACCAGACGAATTCTTTACGATTTAAGACCGGTTATACTTGATAATTACGGCTTGGTACCTGCCATTGAATCATATTCCGAAAAAATACAGGAACAGCACAATTTGAAAATAGAACTAGCTCTGGGTAAGGGAAATGTAAGATTTCCATCAAAATTGGAGATTACCCTTTTTCGCATATACCAGGAAATAATCACCAATGTAATTAAGCATTCCGGGGCAACAAAAGTCAAGGTCGATTTTTCTGTTGATAAAAATGAAATTAAACTATCTATTACAGATAACGGCTCTGGATTATGCAAATCGGCCCTAAAGCAATCCCAAATCCAAAACCGACTAGGTTTGGCCAGCATTAAGGAAAGAGCCCTTCTTTTAAACGGTACCAGTAAAATCAATTCCGAACCTGGTAAAGGCACACAGGTGCAAGTAGTTATACCAATACAAGAATACGAAGAAATTAAAGAATAG
- a CDS encoding XylR N-terminal domain-containing protein, giving the protein MGDFNLRDLLEFRPEEGVISLKESRMVLLEATALSYLKHDLIYTLGQNIAQGILFRFGYRCGSYDAKMVASDYGGEIKHIGLGPAIYRWKGNGQVKVIKELRFGTNFNRYYAEGKWENCHEAEHYKKLYGLSEFPICWISTGYASGFTSVITGQEVICLEKTCVGMGHKNCSWEIRTRDNWGNLAIKDLYDINCNFNFKDLQTMIAEQKSIDSNRKMTQIILEGAGIQGIVQTLSEMLNSHVIIFDRFLNVLTQCCNEQDNNLQMDILRQELEEYLDKNLNFALSNSINKLSCWMDNYEQQTWIISPIIAGSNIWGYLLVKEKDNYTDLSLFTIEHASTLCALDYLKKDSALEVELRLKGDLLDEIFSNGALNTEEILPRAMKLGCDLKMPHQVFVLDLINLHGNFNKISPAGDVFEFVKAGIGDLIKHHLPGSLLAVKKNRILVLMRIGQDEKQDDHIAIFSSLTRQWVNEHLPNYAVNIVWGRTCQDLDDYRKSFQEAWKAASILKELGRQDEDIGFKDLGIYALLWESDNKEQLKDYALSILKPLMDYDRDHNTNFLWTLELFLEKKCGLSETAKSSFVHINTLRYRIKRIEELIGIDLSSNEGRFQAQLSIRLLKLIGMS; this is encoded by the coding sequence ATGGGAGATTTTAACCTTAGGGATTTGTTAGAATTTAGGCCTGAAGAAGGAGTTATTTCGCTTAAAGAAAGCAGAATGGTCCTCTTAGAGGCCACAGCTTTAAGTTACTTAAAGCACGATCTAATTTATACTCTGGGTCAAAACATTGCGCAAGGAATTTTGTTTCGCTTTGGTTACAGGTGCGGTTCTTACGATGCAAAAATGGTTGCCTCGGATTACGGCGGAGAGATTAAACACATTGGTCTTGGTCCTGCTATTTACCGCTGGAAAGGAAACGGCCAGGTCAAGGTTATCAAAGAATTACGCTTTGGAACTAATTTTAACAGGTATTATGCAGAAGGAAAATGGGAAAATTGTCATGAAGCCGAGCACTATAAAAAGTTATATGGTCTATCAGAATTCCCTATATGTTGGATTTCAACTGGTTATGCCAGTGGTTTTACCAGTGTTATTACGGGTCAGGAAGTAATTTGTCTAGAAAAAACATGCGTTGGCATGGGCCATAAAAATTGCAGCTGGGAGATACGCACCAGGGATAATTGGGGGAATCTAGCTATTAAAGATTTGTATGATATTAACTGTAATTTTAACTTTAAAGATCTGCAAACTATGATAGCAGAACAAAAATCTATTGATTCTAACCGAAAAATGACTCAAATAATTCTTGAAGGTGCTGGCATACAAGGGATCGTACAAACATTAAGTGAAATGCTCAACAGTCATGTTATCATTTTTGACCGTTTTTTAAATGTTCTTACGCAGTGTTGTAATGAACAAGATAATAATTTACAAATGGATATTTTGAGACAAGAATTGGAAGAGTATCTAGACAAAAATTTAAATTTTGCGTTGTCTAATTCAATTAATAAACTTTCTTGCTGGATGGATAATTATGAACAACAAACATGGATAATATCACCTATCATTGCTGGTTCTAATATATGGGGCTATCTCCTGGTTAAAGAAAAAGATAATTATACGGATTTAAGCTTATTTACTATTGAACACGCCAGCACGTTGTGTGCCCTGGATTATCTAAAAAAGGACTCAGCTTTAGAGGTGGAGTTGCGACTCAAAGGTGACCTACTTGATGAGATATTTTCAAATGGTGCATTAAACACAGAAGAAATTTTACCCAGGGCCATGAAGCTGGGCTGTGATTTAAAAATGCCCCATCAGGTATTTGTTTTAGATTTAATTAATTTGCATGGTAATTTTAACAAAATCAGTCCGGCGGGCGATGTTTTTGAGTTTGTTAAAGCAGGCATAGGAGATTTAATTAAACATCACTTGCCAGGCAGCTTATTAGCTGTCAAAAAAAACCGGATACTTGTTTTGATGAGAATCGGCCAGGATGAAAAGCAAGATGATCACATAGCCATATTTTCATCACTGACACGTCAATGGGTTAATGAACATTTACCGAATTATGCCGTAAATATTGTATGGGGTCGTACATGTCAGGATTTGGATGATTATCGTAAATCGTTCCAGGAGGCATGGAAGGCAGCAAGTATACTCAAAGAATTGGGTCGCCAGGATGAGGATATAGGATTTAAGGATTTAGGAATTTACGCTTTATTGTGGGAATCAGATAACAAAGAACAATTAAAGGATTATGCCCTATCCATACTTAAACCCCTAATGGATTACGATCGTGATCATAATACTAATTTTCTCTGGACTTTGGAATTATTTTTGGAGAAAAAATGTGGGCTTAGTGAGACTGCAAAAAGCTCTTTTGTACACATTAACACTTTACGCTATCGTATCAAAAGAATTGAAGAGTTAATCGGAATTGATCTTTCAAGCAATGAAGGCAGATTCCAAGCTCAACTGAGCATAAGGCTGCTTAAATTAATTGGAATGTCATAA
- a CDS encoding D-2-hydroxyacid dehydrogenase — protein MSEFNPLNILIVQEEAEKYANLIKERFPQKVANGEINLMLALNEVSLPDNVLDTHIIGTWPLFDELAQMPDLQWVMTFSSGVDHWEKWGKLPSHVPLVHLPGGSGIPVAEFTIGLMLNLTKKYNEMWDNQKVNKYDRIQGGELYGKTLGIIGLGGIGREIAKRAKAFDMHVIGTEIRIMDIPCVDEVYLNNQFEKVLQMSDFVVLSCPETSETLGMMNEDRFKMMKKTAYFINCARGSLVIKEALIKALEEGWIAGAANDTHWIKKPLPSYLPPDDELWNTKNLIITPHVSSWTDMYAQRFGAIFVENIARFINGEPLVSVAPGFAAPR, from the coding sequence ATGTCGGAATTTAATCCTTTAAACATTTTAATTGTCCAGGAAGAGGCGGAAAAGTACGCTAACTTAATTAAGGAGAGGTTTCCCCAAAAAGTTGCTAATGGCGAAATTAATCTAATGTTGGCTTTAAATGAGGTATCTTTACCGGATAACGTACTAGATACTCATATCATTGGAACATGGCCCCTGTTTGATGAACTTGCACAAATGCCGGACTTACAGTGGGTGATGACGTTTAGCTCCGGGGTAGATCACTGGGAAAAATGGGGCAAACTACCATCTCATGTTCCTCTGGTACATTTACCCGGTGGTTCAGGAATACCCGTGGCGGAATTTACCATTGGGTTAATGCTAAATCTCACTAAAAAATATAATGAGATGTGGGATAACCAGAAAGTAAATAAATATGACCGTATCCAGGGTGGAGAATTATATGGCAAAACACTGGGCATCATTGGCCTGGGTGGAATTGGCCGGGAAATTGCTAAAAGGGCTAAAGCATTTGATATGCATGTTATAGGCACAGAAATCAGAATTATGGATATACCCTGCGTAGATGAAGTTTATTTAAACAACCAGTTTGAAAAGGTACTGCAAATGAGCGATTTTGTAGTATTATCTTGCCCGGAAACCAGTGAAACCCTTGGCATGATGAACGAAGACCGGTTTAAAATGATGAAGAAAACAGCGTATTTTATCAACTGTGCCCGTGGTTCGCTGGTAATTAAAGAAGCACTTATTAAGGCCCTGGAAGAAGGTTGGATTGCCGGTGCTGCCAATGATACCCACTGGATTAAAAAACCACTTCCATCATACCTGCCACCGGATGATGAACTTTGGAACACCAAAAACCTAATCATTACTCCGCATGTCTCCAGCTGGACTGATATGTATGCACAGCGGTTCGGGGCGATATTTGTAGAAAACATAGCACGTTTTATCAATGGAGAGCCGTTGGTTAGTGTAGCTCCGGGATTTGCCGCACCAAGGTAA
- a CDS encoding 2-hydroxyacyl-CoA dehydratase subunit D, with protein sequence MTANALVKQFYDVVNNPGNAPREWQKQQGGRVIGWLKTDVPEELIHAAGFLPYGIVGGKTKFSRVDAHLQSWACSLMRSCLGIALNDELNFLDGLIIPHTCDTTRMVSGIWRQIHLLPYMENFFLPRQVDRASSKMFMLAELMRLKESLEVYSGSAITEENLRNSIALYNENRGLMRLLFAMHEKTPGLISCRDLYTVVRASMMMPKETHSHLLEQLLQALRIQNNVYQGRDKVRVIISGPVWEPPELMDIIDSKGTVVGDDLLTGFRYIASDVNTEEEPLAALAERQLNRIPFACFDSTQNPRRQFLVNLVRQKQAKGVIFLHLKFCEPENYDYYDHKLALEKAGIPSTRIETEVGGVSVEQMRTRIEAFFEMLGGI encoded by the coding sequence ATGACAGCTAATGCACTTGTTAAACAATTCTATGATGTAGTTAATAATCCCGGTAACGCTCCACGTGAATGGCAAAAACAACAGGGTGGCAGGGTTATTGGGTGGCTAAAAACAGATGTTCCCGAAGAATTGATCCATGCAGCTGGTTTTTTACCCTACGGGATTGTGGGAGGCAAGACAAAATTTAGCCGGGTAGATGCGCATTTACAGTCGTGGGCTTGTTCTCTTATGCGCAGTTGCCTGGGAATAGCCTTAAACGATGAATTAAACTTTCTGGATGGATTAATTATTCCCCATACCTGTGATACCACCCGCATGGTATCAGGTATCTGGAGACAAATTCACCTCCTGCCTTATATGGAGAATTTTTTTCTACCCCGGCAGGTGGACCGGGCTAGTTCTAAGATGTTTATGCTAGCAGAATTAATGAGACTTAAAGAAAGCCTGGAGGTGTACTCGGGAAGTGCAATAACAGAAGAAAACTTGAGAAACAGCATTGCTCTCTATAATGAAAACAGGGGTCTTATGCGTCTTTTGTTTGCGATGCATGAAAAAACCCCCGGGTTAATTAGCTGTCGCGACCTGTATACCGTAGTAAGAGCTTCAATGATGATGCCTAAAGAAACGCACAGTCACTTGTTAGAGCAATTGTTGCAGGCACTGCGCATTCAAAATAACGTTTATCAGGGACGTGATAAAGTTAGAGTTATTATATCAGGTCCGGTCTGGGAACCTCCTGAATTAATGGATATTATCGACAGTAAAGGAACTGTGGTGGGAGATGATCTCCTTACCGGTTTCCGATATATAGCTAGCGATGTCAATACGGAAGAGGAACCGCTGGCAGCACTAGCTGAAAGACAATTAAATAGAATACCCTTTGCATGTTTTGATAGTACCCAGAATCCCCGTCGACAGTTTTTAGTAAATCTGGTCCGCCAAAAGCAAGCTAAAGGTGTAATTTTCCTACATCTGAAGTTTTGTGAACCGGAAAACTACGATTACTATGATCATAAATTGGCTCTTGAAAAGGCCGGTATCCCCAGTACACGCATTGAAACAGAAGTTGGGGGAGTCTCAGTGGAACAGATGCGTACCAGAATTGAAGCTTTTTTTGAAATGTTGGGGGGGATTTAA
- a CDS encoding 2-hydroxyacyl-CoA dehydratase subunit D, translated as MAPKQEFKTTAMFKQLMSQYYAQGVEARRKNIPVAWVTAVFPVEILYAAEVFPYYPENFGALAAARKIAHDLSELAEAKGYFYDLCGYARCGIGDAYAQEHPVGEIERPDIIFCCNTQCGSLPKWFEAASRFYNAPYFLLDAPLIEDAWEEQVKKYFIKQLEEMIDFLEQSTGKAFDYNRLVRVLDLSNEACRLWNEILDTAALKPAPFGFFDACFHMAPIVTWRGTEEAVTYYRALKEELDERIKKGIYAIPNERYKIYWDHIPVWPRLRWFADLFAEHGALVVVSQYTHSWAYNFDPSNPLESLADNYLKSFVNRSFDKRIDLKINFMKKYNVDGFVLFSNRSCKPNAFGLYDKSNVIKNVTGLPGVVFEADMSDLRFFSEEQVRSKIEVFVEQLKER; from the coding sequence ATGGCACCCAAACAGGAGTTTAAAACGACTGCAATGTTTAAACAGTTAATGTCCCAGTATTATGCTCAGGGAGTAGAAGCAAGGAGGAAAAATATTCCGGTAGCCTGGGTTACAGCAGTCTTTCCTGTAGAAATTCTTTATGCAGCAGAAGTTTTTCCCTATTATCCGGAAAATTTTGGTGCGCTGGCTGCCGCTCGAAAAATTGCACATGATTTATCTGAATTGGCTGAAGCCAAAGGATATTTTTACGATCTTTGCGGTTATGCCCGGTGTGGTATTGGAGATGCTTATGCACAGGAACATCCTGTTGGAGAGATCGAGCGACCGGATATAATATTTTGTTGCAACACACAGTGCGGCAGTTTGCCCAAATGGTTTGAAGCGGCCAGCCGATTTTATAATGCACCATATTTTCTGTTAGATGCACCGCTGATAGAAGATGCCTGGGAAGAACAGGTAAAGAAATATTTTATTAAACAGTTAGAAGAAATGATTGACTTTTTGGAACAGTCAACGGGTAAGGCCTTTGACTATAACCGCTTAGTTAGAGTACTCGATTTATCTAACGAGGCGTGCAGGTTATGGAATGAAATATTGGACACAGCGGCGCTTAAACCTGCACCTTTCGGATTTTTTGATGCATGTTTTCATATGGCCCCAATTGTCACCTGGCGTGGTACAGAGGAAGCTGTGACGTATTACCGGGCTCTAAAAGAAGAGCTGGATGAACGTATTAAAAAAGGTATATACGCCATCCCTAATGAGCGTTACAAAATATATTGGGATCATATACCTGTTTGGCCACGTTTACGGTGGTTTGCAGATCTCTTTGCTGAGCACGGGGCTTTGGTGGTAGTTTCTCAGTATACCCATTCCTGGGCGTATAATTTTGACCCGTCAAATCCACTGGAAAGTCTTGCTGATAATTACTTGAAATCCTTTGTCAATCGTAGTTTTGATAAGCGGATTGATTTAAAGATCAATTTTATGAAGAAATACAATGTTGACGGCTTTGTATTATTCTCTAACCGAAGTTGTAAGCCCAACGCATTCGGCCTTTATGATAAAAGTAATGTAATAAAAAATGTTACCGGTTTGCCAGGAGTTGTGTTTGAGGCTGATATGTCGGATCTGCGTTTCTTTTCTGAGGAACAGGTAAGGTCCAAAATAGAAGTGTTTGTGGAACAGTTAAAGGAAAGATAA